One window from the genome of Hippocampus zosterae strain Florida chromosome 7, ASM2543408v3, whole genome shotgun sequence encodes:
- the LOC127604145 gene encoding ataxin-1-like, which translates to MKSNHERSNECLPPKKREIPPSTVPSESHCPIAPPPAAEPHAPGNLAWFVAGGSGSATSVPRSAAQSDAALYKSSASDSMRLVSSLPAVYTSPQTHVGGTLHYAQLPPNVQFITSPYAAPYASYIAPQLLPPPPPPPPLSSSTSQRLSSLPEKHAAKYDQPRASIRYTSDMPPPHTSSLQPHHTHGAHYTNVGSARKEDGGAGSKGLHNGGLEPSRKFGVTPEKAVKLRDAYEACQPVLPSGYAHDPLALRTSVMLMPNSHGDPQVAPSRGSPRKMHPEKGSILLGKPVNRTPLSSNHSFTFPPPLSVDNLKAAVGALSPQTVIQTTRNSTVEGLSVGVHPSNIYPQTPVIGYIAEAGGGQHAPISYHASLQQHVLIAGAQPVIIPVSGSGVSTLEPPASQVVTSSPQAYGGETPDNPGRSCHQLTSGAVVQAQLHLPAGPSMAPATLSGGAAAVAPPSLPAYFFKGSFIQLADGELKRVEELKMEDFIQSAEISSELKIDSSTVERIDRSCSSPNFAIVQFSVGEHRSQVSVEVLVEYPFFVFGQGWSSCCPDRTAQLLELPCTKLSVGDVCISLTLKNLRNGSLTKTHRPEPVPASLALAPSHGYLLDASKTVSGVPHSSAGGGSRYGEQENGVAAVENGDLGFGERASFLKEEPRKPTSSNSRKRRWSAPECRKVEKPEELPLTLVKPTFIPHEVKVTIEGRSNIGK; encoded by the exons ATGAAGTCCAATCATGAACGGAGTAACGAATGTCTGCCCCCAAAGAAGAGGGAGATCCCCCCCAGCACGGTTCCGTCGGAAAGCCATTGCCCTATCGCTCCGCCCCCCGCCGCCGAGCCCCACGCCCCAGGAAACCTCGCCTGGTTCGTGGCCGGCGGGAGTGGCAGCGCCACGAGCGTCCCTCGTAGCGCCGCCCAGTCGGACGCCGCTCTGTATAAATCCTCCGCGTCCGACTCCATGAGACTCGTCTCGTCCCTTCCCGCCGTCTACACCTCGCCTCAGACGCACGTGGGAGGGACGCTCCACTACGCCCAACTGCCCCCCAACGTTCAGTTCATCACTTCGCCCTACGCCGCCCCATACGCCAGTTACATCGCCCCTCAGCTTCTTCCGCCAccccctccgcctccccccctctcctcctccacctctcaGAGATTGTCGTCGCTCCCCGAGAAGCACGCCGCCAAATACGATCAACCTCGAGCATCCATCCGGTACACCTCCGACATGCCCCCACCTCACACCTCCTCCCTGCAGCCCCATCACACCCACGGCGCGCACTACACGAATGTCGGTAGTGCCAGAAAAGAGGATGGCGGCGCAGGCTCCAAAGGGCTTCACAACGGGGGACTGGAGCCGAGTCGGAAGTTCGGGGTCACACCGGAGAAAGCGGTCAAATTGCGCGACGCCTACGAGGCCTGCCAGCCGGTGCTCCCGTCGGGCTACGCTCACGACCCCTTGGCTCTGAGAACCTCCGTCATGCTCATGCCCAACAGCCACGGGGACCCCCAGGTGGCACCGTCCCGGGGCAGCCCTCGGAAGATGCACCCGGAAAAAGGCAGCATCCTCCTGGGAAAACCGGTCAACCGCACCCCTTTGTCGTCCAACCACTCTTTTACATTTCCGCCGCCCTTAAGTGTAGACAATCTGAAAGCCGCTGTCGGCGCCCTGTCGCCACAAACCGTGATACAGACCACTCGCAACTCTACGGTGGAAGGTCTTTCCGTGGGGGTCCATCCCAGCAATATCTACCCCCAGACGCCGGTGATTGGTTACATCGCGGAAGCCGGTGGCGGCCAACATGCGCCAATCAGCTATCATGCCAGCCTACAGCAACATGTGCTCATTGCAGGAGCTCAGCCGGTCATCATCCCGGTCAGCGGCAGCGGCGTGTCTACCTTGGAGCCACCCGCGTCGCAGGTGGTGACGTCCTCTCCCCAGGCCTACGGTGGAGAAACTCCAGACAATCCCGGTCGCTCATGCCACCAGCTCACCTCAGGCGCAGTGGTTCAGGCCCAGCTCCACCTGCCCGCGGGTCCGTCGATGGCGCCCGCTACCCTGTCAGGCGGTGCGGCGGCGGTGGCTCCCCCGTCTCTGCCGGCGTATTTCTTCAAAGGATCCTTTATCCAGCTGGCAGACGGTGAGCTAAAGCGTGTGGAGGAGCTGAAGATGGAGGACTTCATCCAGAGCGCCGAGATCAGCAGCGAGCTGAAGATCGACTCGTCCACGGTGGAGCGCATCGACAGGAGCTGCTCCTCGCCTAACTTTGCAATCGTTCAGTTTTCCGTGGGCGAGCACCGTTCACAG GTGAGTGTGGAGGTCTTGGTGGAGTATCCCTTCTTCGTTTTCGGCCAGGGATGGTCATCATGCTGCCCGGACCGGACCGCCCAACTCCTGGAGCTGCCTTGCACCAAGCTCTCAGTGGGCGATGTTTGTATTTCGCTCACCCTCAAGAATCTGAGGAATGGATCCCTGACCAAGACTCACCGGCCGGAGCCGGTCCCCGCTTCCTTAGCCCTAGCCCCCAGCCACGGGTACCTCCTCGACGCCTCCAAGACAGTCTCCGGCGTCCCCCACAGCAGTGCTGGAGGAGGCTCCAGGTACGGGGAGCAGGAGAACGGCGTAGCGGCTGTGGAAAACGGGGATCTCGGCTTTGGCGAAAGGGCGTCTTTTTTGAAGGAAGAACCTAGGAAGCCaaccagcagcaacagcaggaaGCGCAGATGGTCGGCCCCCGAGTGTCGGAAAGTGGAAAAACCAGAGGAACTGCCCTTGACCTTGGTCAAACCGACTTTTATCCCCCACGAGGTGAAAGTCACCATCGAGGGACGATCGAATATTGGCAAGTGA